The Pseudomonas berkeleyensis genome includes a region encoding these proteins:
- a CDS encoding efflux RND transporter permease subunit, translating to MNAAMNFAARLSLWSIRHRLLVCVVVGLITLGFAASLVNLDIRTRFSDMVPHNHPYVKVHQKYQDSFAASNRVTILVKAKEGDIFREDVLGEVRRITYDLQQVEGVNPMQITSLASKKLKRVNASSEGIETRPLMWPDLPKNAQQMRELRQAVLNNPLVYGLYVDRDLSSALIQVDFYDHLVDYAKIFPQIEAILDASPVKDQVSLHLVGEPILYGWVAHYLGETVGIALLSLAAMLILLFVFSRTWRGTLLPLIAGIVSAIWALGVGSLLGYNFDPLVIVVAFIITARAFSHSVQLITRFDDLAVGDSIEPRKAAEQTMRELLRPSMLGLYADAGAILCVILTPIPLMHKVAIIGAIWVMTIAVSAVLLTPALLSYVKRPEGYVHPVNLDGLMHFVLNGAKWMVRSRARYWVAPVTLVLLCGFMLEATRINVGDASDGSPILWQDSAFNRDSALINRLYPGSEQMFVVLEGKELDAMKTPEVLDWMLRFSRYMERQPEIGGSVSLADIVIDIRRNLYEGNPRYGELGLSRMENGELISFYMQGADPDDLTQFADVQFRNAAVTLFFRDHKGDTLRKATHYANEFIRDNPLEGAEVKLVGGVLGIIAAVNEILLGDQIEATALAFLVVVLCCLVVYRSSVSGIFFIIPVLISNVVTFAFMAWQGIGMSISTLPVVALGIGLGVDYAFYIVDSMKEYLEKNPDAEPLDAVLQSLGSAGRGVLLTAFTLAAGVLFWSFSSLRFQAEMGMLIGLWLMVSALTSLFVMPSLALVFKPKFIFEHGQSNDAPNCGRIHQPEHIRN from the coding sequence ATGAATGCCGCCATGAATTTCGCCGCGCGCCTGTCGCTGTGGTCGATCCGCCATCGCCTGCTGGTGTGCGTGGTGGTCGGGCTTATCACCCTGGGTTTCGCTGCCAGCCTGGTCAATCTGGACATCCGCACCCGCTTCAGCGACATGGTTCCCCACAACCACCCCTACGTGAAAGTGCACCAGAAGTATCAGGACAGCTTCGCCGCCAGCAATCGCGTGACCATCCTGGTCAAGGCCAAGGAAGGCGACATCTTCCGCGAGGACGTGCTCGGTGAAGTGCGCCGGATCACCTACGACCTGCAGCAGGTCGAGGGCGTCAATCCGATGCAGATCACCTCGCTGGCCTCGAAGAAGCTCAAGCGCGTCAACGCCTCCAGCGAAGGCATCGAAACCCGTCCGCTGATGTGGCCGGATCTGCCCAAGAATGCGCAGCAGATGCGCGAACTGCGCCAGGCAGTGCTGAACAACCCGCTGGTGTATGGCCTGTACGTCGACCGTGACCTGAGTTCGGCGCTGATCCAGGTAGACTTCTACGACCATCTGGTGGACTACGCGAAGATCTTCCCGCAGATCGAAGCCATCCTCGACGCTTCGCCGGTCAAGGATCAGGTCAGTCTGCATCTGGTCGGCGAGCCGATCCTCTATGGCTGGGTGGCGCATTACCTCGGCGAGACCGTGGGCATCGCCCTGCTGTCGCTGGCCGCCATGCTGATCCTGCTGTTCGTGTTCAGCCGCACCTGGCGCGGTACCCTGCTGCCACTGATCGCCGGCATCGTCTCGGCCATCTGGGCGCTCGGTGTCGGCAGCCTGCTGGGCTACAACTTCGACCCGCTGGTGATCGTGGTGGCCTTCATCATCACAGCGCGCGCCTTCTCCCACTCGGTGCAACTGATCACCCGCTTCGACGACCTGGCGGTGGGCGATTCCATCGAGCCGCGCAAAGCCGCCGAGCAGACCATGCGCGAGCTGCTGCGCCCGAGCATGCTGGGGCTTTATGCCGATGCCGGGGCGATTCTCTGCGTCATCCTCACGCCGATTCCGCTGATGCACAAAGTGGCGATCATCGGTGCCATCTGGGTGATGACCATCGCCGTCTCGGCAGTGCTGCTGACCCCGGCTCTGCTGTCCTACGTCAAGCGCCCGGAAGGTTACGTGCACCCGGTCAACCTCGATGGCCTCATGCACTTCGTCCTCAATGGTGCGAAGTGGATGGTACGCAGCCGTGCGCGCTACTGGGTCGCCCCAGTGACCCTGGTGCTGCTCTGCGGCTTCATGCTCGAGGCTACCCGGATCAACGTCGGCGACGCCAGCGACGGCTCGCCGATCCTCTGGCAGGACTCCGCCTTCAACCGCGACAGCGCCCTGATCAATCGTCTCTACCCCGGCTCCGAGCAGATGTTCGTGGTGCTCGAAGGCAAGGAACTGGACGCGATGAAGACGCCCGAGGTGCTCGACTGGATGCTGCGCTTCTCGCGCTACATGGAGCGTCAGCCGGAGATCGGCGGCTCGGTGTCGCTGGCCGACATCGTCATCGACATTCGCCGCAACCTCTACGAAGGCAACCCGCGCTACGGCGAGCTGGGCCTGAGCCGCATGGAAAACGGCGAGCTGATCAGCTTCTACATGCAGGGCGCCGACCCGGACGACCTGACCCAGTTCGCCGATGTGCAGTTCCGCAACGCCGCTGTGACCCTGTTCTTCCGCGATCACAAGGGCGACACCCTGCGCAAGGCCACTCACTACGCCAACGAGTTCATCCGCGACAACCCGCTCGAAGGCGCCGAAGTGAAGCTGGTCGGTGGCGTGCTGGGGATCATCGCGGCGGTCAACGAGATCCTTCTCGGCGACCAGATCGAGGCGACCGCGCTGGCTTTCCTGGTGGTGGTGCTGTGCTGCCTGGTGGTCTATCGCTCTTCGGTCAGCGGCATCTTCTTCATCATCCCGGTGCTGATCTCCAACGTGGTGACCTTCGCCTTCATGGCCTGGCAGGGCATCGGCATGAGCATCAGCACCCTGCCGGTGGTGGCCCTGGGCATCGGCCTGGGCGTGGATTACGCCTTCTACATCGTCGATTCGATGAAGGAATACCTGGAAAAGAACCCCGATGCCGAGCCGCTCGACGCGGTGCTGCAGTCCCTCGGCTCGGCGGGCCGTGGGGTGCTGCTGACGGCCTTCACCCTGGCCGCCGGGGTGCTGTTCTGGTCGTTCTCCTCCCTTCGTTTCCAGGCGGAGATGGGCATGCTGATCGGCCTCTGGCTGATGGTCTCGGCACTGACCTCGCTCTTCGTCATGCCTTCGCTTGCGCTGGTGTTCAAACCGAAATTCATCTTCGAGCACGGCCAGTCGAATGATGCCCCGAACTGCGGGCGTATCCACCAACCTGAACACATCAGGAACTAA
- a CDS encoding WD40/YVTN/BNR-like repeat-containing protein, whose amino-acid sequence MFKCLLGWLARLAPWMVIGSLAYAAVFIKPSVNPVPLDQPLLERRDAFFDGAALGEHLWIVGQNGALLSSLDAGATWAREELPARSNLQSIAVSDKGRQVVVGNQGHLWTRQGQEPWQSQELVVSDLAGKLLSVAFIDGHFWAVGEMGALFRGDADAAHWEAMGTGEDVTFNSIRAGVDGDLWITAEFGRLLRSRDGGLTWTTQELGSESLRALVFDGSTGVAVGNQGQAFISRDGGDSWQAVKPFTPEHLFDITVHEGEWLTTGDRGALFRSRTPASEWQAWTPDGLDKSYHSRLLDTADGVVLIGHQLGLLRQDDLQLWPREQQQ is encoded by the coding sequence ATGTTTAAGTGCCTGCTTGGCTGGCTCGCGCGGCTGGCGCCCTGGATGGTGATCGGCAGCCTGGCCTATGCCGCTGTATTCATCAAACCTTCGGTCAATCCGGTACCACTGGATCAGCCGCTGCTGGAACGCCGCGACGCCTTCTTCGACGGCGCCGCACTGGGTGAGCACCTGTGGATCGTCGGGCAGAACGGTGCCCTGCTGTCGAGCCTCGATGCCGGTGCCACCTGGGCACGGGAAGAGCTGCCGGCGCGCAGCAATCTGCAATCCATAGCCGTGTCGGATAAAGGTCGCCAAGTGGTAGTGGGCAACCAGGGCCACCTGTGGACGCGTCAGGGGCAGGAACCCTGGCAAAGCCAGGAACTGGTGGTCTCCGACCTGGCCGGCAAGCTGCTCAGCGTCGCCTTCATCGACGGCCACTTCTGGGCGGTCGGCGAGATGGGCGCACTGTTTCGCGGTGATGCCGATGCCGCGCACTGGGAGGCCATGGGCACTGGTGAGGACGTCACCTTCAACAGCATCCGCGCAGGCGTCGATGGCGACTTGTGGATTACCGCCGAATTCGGCCGCCTGCTGCGCAGCCGTGATGGCGGCCTGACCTGGACGACTCAGGAGCTGGGCAGCGAAAGCCTGCGCGCGCTGGTCTTCGACGGCAGCACCGGCGTTGCCGTCGGCAACCAGGGCCAGGCCTTCATCAGCCGCGACGGCGGCGACAGCTGGCAGGCGGTGAAGCCCTTCACCCCTGAGCACCTGTTCGACATCACCGTGCATGAAGGCGAGTGGCTGACCACCGGCGACCGTGGCGCGCTGTTCCGCTCGCGCACCCCGGCCAGCGAATGGCAGGCCTGGACGCCGGACGGCCTGGACAAGAGCTACCACAGCCGCCTGCTCGATACCGCCGACGGTGTCGTGCTGATCGGCCATCAACTCGGCTTGCTGCGCCAGGACGACCTGCAGCTCTGGCCCCGGGAGCAACAACAATGA
- a CDS encoding hydroxymethylglutaryl-CoA lyase codes for MSNFVTVNEVGPRDGLQSQGKTLSIEERLLMIDALLDSGIRSIEVGSFVSPKAVPQMAGTGELFKLLPMTDAVAYSALVPNLRGYELAREAGVRSVAVVLSATETMNQRNINMSLEQTTAVCAELMQRAREDGIQARAYVAVAFECPFEGLTPPSVVEYLTQRMFEAGADKVIIADTIGAANPRAVREVLERLATPSAAGQLSCHFHDTRGMALANVLAALECGVREFDSSIGGLGGCPFSPGATGNLATEDLVLMLDAMGLRSGIEPLALVDAVQRVQALTGTPLGGHSFRWLDRQAGKRQGGSHV; via the coding sequence ATGAGCAATTTCGTCACCGTCAATGAAGTCGGCCCGCGCGACGGGCTGCAGAGCCAGGGCAAGACCCTGAGCATCGAAGAACGTCTGTTGATGATCGATGCGTTGCTCGATAGCGGTATTCGCAGCATCGAGGTCGGCAGTTTCGTATCGCCCAAGGCAGTACCGCAGATGGCCGGCACCGGCGAGCTGTTCAAGCTGCTGCCGATGACCGATGCAGTCGCCTACTCGGCGCTGGTGCCCAACCTGCGCGGCTACGAACTGGCGCGCGAAGCCGGTGTGCGTTCGGTTGCCGTGGTGCTGTCGGCCACCGAGACCATGAACCAGCGCAACATCAACATGAGCCTGGAACAGACCACCGCGGTCTGCGCCGAGCTGATGCAGCGCGCCCGCGAGGACGGCATCCAGGCCCGCGCCTATGTCGCCGTCGCCTTCGAATGTCCGTTCGAGGGCCTGACCCCGCCCTCGGTGGTGGAATACCTGACCCAGCGCATGTTCGAGGCTGGCGCGGACAAGGTGATCATCGCTGACACCATTGGCGCGGCCAATCCGCGTGCCGTGCGTGAGGTGCTGGAACGGCTGGCCACGCCCAGCGCAGCCGGCCAACTGTCGTGCCACTTCCACGACACCCGTGGCATGGCCCTGGCCAACGTACTGGCCGCACTGGAGTGCGGCGTGCGTGAGTTCGACAGCTCCATCGGCGGCCTCGGCGGCTGCCCCTTCTCGCCGGGCGCCACCGGCAACCTGGCCACCGAAGACCTGGTGCTGATGCTCGACGCCATGGGCCTGCGCAGCGGTATCGAACCGCTGGCGCTGGTCGATGCCGTGCAGCGTGTACAAGCGCTGACCGGTACGCCGCTGGGCGGCCATTCGTTCCGCTGGCTCGACCGCCAGGCCGGCAAGCGACAAGGAGGCAGCCATGTTTAA
- a CDS encoding CaiB/BaiF CoA transferase family protein — protein MSKPLEGIRILDLTHMLSGPYAGMILADLGAETIKVEPLTGEGTRALLAKDPRHSFKGMGAYFLTLNRNKQSVCIDLKSEQGLAVFHDLVREADVVLDNFSAGVPQKLKIDYEHLKQINPLIITCSVSGFGQDGPNYQRPAFDQVVQGIGGGMSITGDNAEHPTRAGIPIGDLGGGMFAVMGVLAALQARHSKGHGQHVDISMLDCQISMLNYMATMYFLSGENPEPLGNGHFVHVPYNTYRTADGFIIVAVIFDSFWDNLVGLLDVEALKDPKYKTQPARLADKKLIDGILNELFATRDTAHWVEQLSSVRVPCAPVNRFSDALADPQVRHRKMVVEIPHPQGGTVEAPGNPIKLSADDEDSYSPPPLLGEHTDAVLERVLGYDAERIAALKNQRIVG, from the coding sequence ATGAGCAAACCGCTAGAGGGGATTCGCATCCTCGATCTGACCCATATGCTGTCCGGCCCCTATGCCGGAATGATCCTTGCCGATCTCGGGGCGGAAACAATCAAGGTCGAGCCACTGACTGGCGAAGGCACGCGCGCGCTGCTAGCCAAGGATCCTCGGCATTCGTTCAAGGGCATGGGCGCCTACTTCCTCACGCTCAATCGCAACAAGCAGAGCGTATGCATCGACCTCAAGAGCGAACAGGGCCTGGCCGTGTTCCACGACCTGGTGCGAGAGGCCGACGTGGTGCTGGACAACTTCAGCGCTGGCGTACCGCAAAAGCTCAAGATCGACTACGAGCACCTCAAACAGATCAACCCTCTGATCATCACCTGCTCGGTGTCCGGCTTCGGCCAGGACGGCCCCAACTACCAACGCCCGGCCTTCGACCAGGTGGTGCAAGGCATCGGCGGCGGCATGTCGATCACCGGCGACAACGCCGAGCACCCGACCCGCGCCGGCATTCCCATCGGCGATCTGGGCGGCGGCATGTTCGCCGTCATGGGTGTGCTGGCTGCACTGCAGGCACGCCATAGCAAGGGCCACGGTCAACACGTCGACATCAGCATGCTCGACTGCCAGATCAGCATGCTCAACTACATGGCCACCATGTACTTCCTCAGCGGCGAGAACCCCGAGCCGCTGGGCAATGGTCACTTCGTCCATGTGCCGTACAACACCTACCGCACCGCCGACGGTTTCATCATCGTCGCGGTGATCTTCGACAGCTTCTGGGACAACCTGGTCGGCCTGCTCGATGTCGAGGCGCTCAAGGATCCCAAGTACAAGACCCAGCCTGCGCGCCTGGCCGACAAGAAACTGATCGACGGCATCCTCAACGAGCTGTTCGCCACCCGCGACACCGCTCACTGGGTCGAGCAGCTGTCCTCGGTACGCGTGCCCTGTGCCCCGGTCAACCGCTTCAGCGACGCGCTGGCCGACCCGCAGGTGCGCCACCGCAAGATGGTGGTGGAAATCCCTCACCCGCAAGGCGGCACGGTGGAAGCACCGGGCAACCCGATCAAGCTCTCGGCCGACGACGAAGACAGCTACAGCCCCCCGCCCCTGCTGGGCGAGCACACCGATGCGGTGCTCGAACGCGTGCTGGGTTACGACGCCGAGCGCATCGCTGCGCTGAAGAACCAGCGGATCGTGGGGTGA
- a CDS encoding oxidoreductase: MTVERYPHLFQPLRLRGITLRNRIMQSAHAMAFNSPEGLTNNRDIYYHTARAKGGIGLMVTGNRLIHPTSNTFCRGYPYGYREEMIERDTALTQAVHGFGAHIFAQLNHFGVMGETHAMDDYRVLWSSSNIKSPVFGEMAKAMERSDMDEVVEGWVRSAEYARLAGFDGVEIHLAHSYLLHQFISPLFNKRTDEYGGSYENRMRLPLEVIAAVREKVGPDLVIGIRLSMDEMVPGGMQIDDWIKVAQTVEATGQIDYIMATAGVYQSATYIMPPYDVPNGWLVDPVARLKRAVKLPVFCVSGIGSAGEAEAILARGDADMVAMTRAQIADPEFARKTAEGREDEIYHCLRCNQGCVSRLFHGTSMTCQVNPATGREEVFGPQTLELAPAARHWVVVGGGPAGMKAAEGLAKRGHRVTLLEKAGELGGQVNHIVRLPRRDSFAWITEDLKVQMAKAGVQVKLNCEASVDSIRALQPDGVIVATGSLPDRSGYSDINPLVEQVPGLDAEHVFTALDVLAQPQRVGKRVLVLDEEGNRYSAGITELLVENGHEVHVVTRWNALFHRLGTTLDQPVVYANLFSRGLTYTLNAWVSRVRGTAVDLFNLYSCEEQTLEGFDSIVLAVRHLPVDGLYHALKAELPHVHRVGDAVVPRKTDHAIFEGFLAGREIFDNWKRYIEPGALEGFDGPIEAHRFT; this comes from the coding sequence ATGACCGTCGAACGTTATCCGCACCTGTTCCAACCGCTGCGCCTGCGCGGCATCACCCTGCGCAACCGCATCATGCAGTCAGCCCATGCCATGGCCTTCAACTCGCCGGAAGGGCTGACCAACAACCGCGACATCTACTACCACACCGCGCGCGCCAAAGGCGGCATCGGCCTGATGGTTACCGGCAACCGCCTGATCCACCCGACCTCCAACACGTTCTGCCGCGGCTATCCCTATGGCTATCGCGAGGAAATGATCGAGCGCGACACCGCGCTTACACAGGCGGTGCATGGCTTCGGTGCGCACATCTTCGCCCAGCTCAACCACTTCGGCGTAATGGGCGAAACCCATGCCATGGACGACTACCGCGTGCTCTGGTCGTCGTCCAACATCAAGTCACCGGTGTTCGGCGAGATGGCCAAGGCCATGGAGCGCTCGGACATGGACGAGGTCGTCGAGGGCTGGGTGCGCTCGGCCGAGTACGCACGCCTGGCCGGCTTCGACGGTGTCGAGATTCACCTGGCGCACAGCTACCTGCTGCACCAGTTCATCTCCCCGCTGTTCAACAAACGCACCGATGAATATGGCGGCAGCTACGAGAATCGCATGCGCCTGCCGCTCGAAGTGATCGCGGCGGTGCGCGAGAAGGTCGGCCCGGATCTGGTGATCGGCATTCGCCTATCGATGGACGAAATGGTGCCGGGCGGCATGCAGATCGACGACTGGATCAAGGTCGCGCAGACGGTCGAGGCCACCGGCCAGATCGACTACATCATGGCCACCGCCGGGGTGTACCAGTCGGCCACCTACATCATGCCTCCGTATGACGTACCCAATGGCTGGCTGGTCGACCCGGTGGCGCGCCTCAAGCGCGCGGTGAAGCTGCCGGTGTTCTGCGTCTCGGGCATCGGCAGTGCCGGCGAGGCCGAGGCCATCCTCGCGCGTGGCGACGCCGACATGGTGGCCATGACCCGCGCACAGATCGCCGACCCCGAGTTCGCGCGCAAGACTGCCGAGGGCCGCGAGGACGAGATCTACCACTGCCTGCGCTGCAACCAGGGCTGCGTTTCGCGACTGTTCCACGGCACTTCGATGACCTGCCAGGTGAACCCGGCCACCGGCCGCGAGGAAGTCTTCGGGCCACAGACGCTGGAGCTGGCGCCAGCGGCCAGACACTGGGTGGTGGTCGGCGGTGGTCCAGCCGGGATGAAGGCGGCCGAGGGCCTGGCCAAGCGCGGACACCGCGTCACCCTGCTGGAGAAGGCCGGCGAACTCGGTGGCCAGGTCAACCATATCGTGCGCCTGCCGCGTCGCGATTCCTTCGCCTGGATCACCGAAGACCTCAAGGTGCAGATGGCCAAGGCCGGTGTGCAGGTGAAGCTGAACTGCGAAGCCAGCGTCGACTCGATCCGCGCACTGCAACCGGATGGCGTGATCGTCGCCACCGGCTCGCTGCCGGATCGCAGCGGTTACTCCGACATCAACCCGCTGGTCGAGCAGGTGCCGGGGCTGGATGCCGAGCATGTGTTCACCGCGCTCGACGTGCTGGCACAGCCGCAGCGGGTCGGCAAGCGCGTGCTGGTGCTGGACGAGGAAGGCAACCGCTACTCCGCCGGCATCACCGAGCTGCTGGTGGAAAACGGCCACGAGGTGCACGTGGTCACACGCTGGAACGCGCTGTTCCATCGTCTGGGCACCACCCTGGATCAGCCGGTGGTGTACGCCAACCTGTTCAGCCGTGGCCTGACTTACACCCTCAATGCCTGGGTCAGCCGGGTACGCGGTACGGCGGTCGATCTGTTCAACCTCTACAGCTGCGAGGAACAGACCCTGGAAGGCTTCGACAGTATCGTCCTGGCGGTGCGCCACTTGCCGGTGGACGGCCTGTACCACGCCCTCAAGGCCGAGCTGCCGCACGTACACCGCGTCGGCGACGCCGTGGTACCACGCAAGACCGACCACGCGATCTTCGAGGGTTTTCTCGCCGGCCGGGAAATCTTCGACAACTGGAAACGCTACATCGAACCAGGTGCCCTGGAAGGATTCGACGGCCCCATCGAAGCACATCGATTCACCTGA
- a CDS encoding oxidoreductase, whose protein sequence is MTQPKTPGELRYPSIFSPLKIGNITVRNRLMQTAHAKGFASAEGLTNDRDIHYQAERAKGGIGLIVTGARHTHPASTGPNRSLARGNRQEMIERDAEMVNAVHAFGARIIAQLIHFGPQGRSGALDDYRVQWGPSTMKSPAYNEWAKEMTKAEMDEVSEHFALTALNAKAAGFDGVELHYSHGYLHQQFLSFVYNKRTDEYGGSLDNIVRFPIETMQRVRDAVGPDFVVGIRVSLDECTVDGMHADTAIQMTRKMVETGLIDYVSATAGTYAAHADQIPPGDYPENWLVDDGARLRASLREVSDIPVFIVGHIVDPEKAEALVASGATDMVAMTRTQIADPEFCNKLREGREDEINHCIRCNQACIARLMAGNAISCVVNPAAGREQRFGLHTLKPAETPGNWLVVGGGPAGMKAALTLRQRGHLVTLVEKDDRLGGLLNLAARLPRRHKFGFIPRDLERQLRKAGVEIRLNCAMSADDVVAFGADGVLLATGSTPLKTAFTSTRPAVDRVPGTEQDNVLSVVEALEDPARVGKRVVLFDEDGGRYALGTAEYLLDRGHQVHLVSRFIALAPNLALTLDLPVNYQHVFRKGLQYTLNSWVRSIDGKRAQLLNLFTDENGESLEADTFIIAAGHSPHDALYRALQGRVQNLHCIGDARLPRPLQDTLYEGMLAGRELLDDPNRFIEQGELEGFGADWRTAMGAPVG, encoded by the coding sequence ATGACCCAGCCCAAGACGCCGGGGGAGCTTCGCTATCCCTCGATTTTCTCGCCGCTGAAAATCGGCAACATCACCGTACGCAACCGCCTGATGCAAACCGCCCATGCCAAGGGCTTCGCCTCGGCCGAGGGGCTGACCAACGACCGTGACATCCACTACCAGGCCGAACGTGCCAAGGGCGGCATCGGCCTGATCGTCACCGGTGCGCGCCACACCCACCCCGCCTCCACTGGCCCCAACCGCTCGCTGGCACGCGGTAACCGCCAGGAAATGATCGAGCGCGACGCAGAGATGGTGAACGCCGTGCATGCCTTCGGCGCACGCATCATCGCCCAACTGATCCATTTCGGCCCGCAGGGCCGCAGCGGCGCGCTGGACGACTACCGCGTGCAGTGGGGCCCGTCGACCATGAAGTCGCCGGCCTACAACGAGTGGGCCAAGGAGATGACCAAGGCGGAAATGGACGAGGTGTCGGAACACTTCGCCCTGACCGCGCTGAATGCCAAAGCGGCGGGCTTCGACGGCGTCGAGCTGCACTATTCACACGGCTATCTGCACCAGCAGTTCCTGTCCTTCGTCTACAACAAGCGCACCGACGAGTACGGCGGCAGCCTCGACAACATCGTGCGCTTCCCCATCGAAACCATGCAGCGCGTACGTGACGCGGTCGGCCCGGATTTCGTGGTGGGCATTCGCGTCTCGCTGGATGAATGCACCGTCGACGGTATGCATGCCGACACGGCGATCCAGATGACCCGCAAGATGGTCGAGACCGGCCTGATCGATTACGTCAGCGCCACCGCCGGTACCTATGCCGCCCACGCCGACCAGATTCCGCCAGGCGACTACCCGGAGAACTGGCTGGTGGACGACGGCGCCCGTCTGCGTGCCTCCTTGCGTGAAGTCAGCGATATTCCGGTATTCATCGTCGGCCATATCGTCGACCCGGAGAAAGCCGAGGCCCTGGTGGCCAGCGGCGCCACCGACATGGTGGCGATGACCCGCACGCAGATCGCCGACCCCGAGTTCTGCAACAAGTTGCGCGAAGGCCGTGAGGACGAGATCAACCACTGCATCCGCTGCAACCAGGCGTGCATCGCCCGGTTGATGGCCGGCAACGCGATCTCCTGCGTGGTCAACCCGGCAGCCGGGCGCGAGCAGCGTTTCGGCCTGCACACCCTCAAGCCTGCCGAAACGCCCGGCAACTGGCTGGTGGTAGGCGGCGGCCCGGCGGGCATGAAGGCGGCACTCACCCTGCGCCAGCGTGGCCACCTGGTCACTCTGGTAGAGAAGGACGACCGCCTCGGCGGCCTGCTCAACCTCGCCGCACGCCTGCCGCGCCGGCATAAGTTCGGTTTCATCCCGCGCGACCTGGAACGGCAACTGCGCAAGGCCGGGGTGGAGATTCGCCTGAACTGCGCGATGAGCGCCGACGATGTGGTCGCGTTCGGTGCAGACGGCGTGCTTCTGGCTACCGGCTCGACACCGCTGAAAACCGCGTTCACCTCGACGCGCCCCGCCGTGGATCGCGTGCCCGGTACCGAGCAGGACAACGTGCTCAGCGTGGTCGAGGCTCTCGAAGATCCGGCGCGGGTCGGCAAGCGTGTGGTGCTGTTCGACGAGGACGGCGGCCGCTACGCCCTGGGCACCGCCGAATACCTGCTCGATCGTGGCCATCAGGTGCATCTGGTCAGCCGCTTCATCGCCCTGGCGCCCAACCTCGCCCTGACCCTGGATCTGCCGGTGAACTACCAGCACGTGTTCCGCAAGGGCCTGCAATACACCCTCAACAGCTGGGTACGCAGCATCGACGGCAAGCGTGCGCAACTGCTCAACCTGTTCACCGACGAGAACGGCGAAAGCCTGGAGGCCGACACCTTCATCATCGCCGCCGGGCACAGCCCGCACGATGCGCTCTACCGCGCCTTGCAGGGCCGGGTGCAGAACCTCCATTGCATCGGCGACGCACGCCTGCCCAGGCCGCTGCAGGACACTCTCTATGAAGGCATGTTGGCCGGTCGCGAGTTGCTCGACGACCCGAACCGGTTCATCGAACAGGGCGAGCTGGAAGGCTTCGGCGCCGACTGGCGCACGGCCATGGGCGCGCCGGTGGGCTGA
- a CDS encoding nuclear transport factor 2 family protein codes for MSHLSREQLIDLATQKYFANVDNKNMAGVLDCFHEDVAFTIQTDNLTHDGHTGVRKMFDNLFANFEEIWHGDFELAVDVETQTICSRFNVYLKDARGNETRLRNCNFWYVEDGKFRRVFVFMSGENVLR; via the coding sequence ATGAGTCATCTTTCCCGTGAGCAACTGATCGACCTGGCTACACAGAAGTACTTCGCCAACGTGGACAACAAGAACATGGCCGGCGTGCTGGACTGCTTCCACGAAGACGTGGCGTTCACCATCCAGACCGACAACCTCACGCACGACGGCCATACCGGTGTGCGCAAGATGTTCGACAACCTGTTCGCCAACTTCGAGGAAATCTGGCACGGCGATTTCGAACTGGCAGTCGACGTCGAGACCCAGACCATCTGCTCGCGCTTCAACGTCTACCTCAAGGACGCGCGAGGCAACGAAACCCGCCTGCGCAACTGCAACTTCTGGTACGTCGAGGACGGCAAGTTCCGCCGCGTGTTCGTATTCATGAGCGGCGAGAACGTGCTGCGCTGA
- a CDS encoding aspartate/glutamate racemase family protein, protein MTHRIKVIIPIPMDQAGADNRASQLPASMILPGFHPEFVPVAKGASLGDSAYDVLLMDFSVVQAGLRAQEEGYSAVCIDTVSDSGLAALRSRLDIPVIAPGMAAFHTACMLGKKFSIITMWDEWFPLYEKTLTEYHLWPRVASLRSIKTRPDLKELLEGKEEVVFAKLEAEARRAMEEDGADVIVLGSTTMHQSHAYLAERLPIPVINPGLVSYKLCEMLLSLGLSQSRKAYPAPQILNDAAYHGFAGQ, encoded by the coding sequence ATGACCCACCGCATCAAGGTAATCATCCCCATTCCCATGGATCAGGCAGGTGCCGACAACCGCGCCTCGCAGCTGCCGGCCAGCATGATCCTGCCCGGCTTTCATCCGGAATTCGTGCCGGTCGCCAAGGGCGCCTCGCTGGGGGACAGCGCGTACGACGTGCTACTGATGGATTTCTCCGTGGTGCAGGCTGGCCTGCGCGCCCAGGAGGAAGGCTATAGCGCGGTGTGCATCGACACCGTCAGCGACTCCGGCCTCGCCGCCCTGCGCTCGCGGCTGGACATCCCGGTGATTGCGCCGGGCATGGCGGCCTTCCACACCGCCTGCATGCTGGGCAAGAAATTCAGCATCATCACCATGTGGGACGAATGGTTCCCCCTGTACGAAAAGACCCTTACCGAATACCACCTGTGGCCGCGGGTGGCCTCTCTGCGCTCGATCAAGACCCGCCCGGATCTCAAGGAACTGCTCGAAGGCAAGGAAGAGGTGGTGTTCGCCAAGCTCGAGGCCGAAGCGCGCCGGGCGATGGAGGAGGACGGCGCCGATGTGATCGTGCTCGGCTCCACCACCATGCACCAGTCCCATGCCTACCTGGCCGAGCGCCTGCCGATTCCGGTGATCAACCCCGGCCTGGTTTCCTACAAGCTGTGCGAAATGCTGCTGAGCCTCGGGCTCTCGCAGAGCCGCAAGGCCTACCCCGCCCCGCAGATTCTCAACGACGCCGCCTATCACGGCTTCGCTGGTCAATGA